One genomic segment of Penaeus monodon isolate SGIC_2016 chromosome 31, NSTDA_Pmon_1, whole genome shotgun sequence includes these proteins:
- the LOC119592932 gene encoding retinitis pigmentosa 1-like 1 protein: protein MLKNVFLEFKGYVERVFASVGLSGEPERQVGRAREASRECQRGKSGEEKSQVGRARQPSRESQRAKSDVPDSQVGRAKSQVGRARESSRKRKRAKSGEQESQVRRAREPSQKSQRDKSGEPESQVGRAREASQKSQRAREASQKSQRAKSGEPESQVRRAREQSRECLRAKSGVPESQRGKSEEPESQVGRAREPSQKSQRAKSGEPERQVRRAREPNLESQSAKSDVPESQVGRAREASQKSQRAKSGVPESQRAISTHSARLEYAMNANGRPSKGPGFLLSFCSLFLI from the exons ATGTTGAAGAATGTTTTCTTAGAATTTAAGGGTTATGTTGAA CGTGTTTTCGCCTCCGTTGGGCTGTCGGGAGAGCCAGAGAGGCAAGTCGGGAGAGCCAGAGAGGCAAGTCGGGAGTGCCAGAGAGGCAAGTCGGGAGAGGAAAAGAGCCAAGTCGGAAGAGCCAGACAGCCAAGTCGGGAGAGCCAGAGAGCCAAGTCGGACGTGCCTGACAGCCAAGTCGGGAGAGCCAAGAGTCAAGTCGGAAGAGCCAGAGAGTCAAGTCGGAAGAGGAAAAGAGCCAAGTCGGGAGAGCAAGAGAGCCAAGTCAGAAGAGCCAGAGAGCCAAGTCAGAAGAGCCAGAGAGACAAGTCGGGAGAGCCAGAAAGCCAAGTCGGGAGAGCCAGAGAGGCAAGTCAgaagagccagagagccagagaggcaAGTCAGAAGAGCCAGAGAGCCAAGTCGGGAGAGCCAGAGAGCCAAGTCAGAAGAGCCAGAGAGCAAAGTCGGGAGTGCCTGAGAGCCAAGTCGGGAgtgccagagagccagagaggcaAGTCAGAAGAGCCAGAGAGCCAAGTCGGGAGAGCCAGAGAGCCAAGTCAGAAGAGCCAGAGAGCCAAGTCGGGAGAGCCAGAGAGGCAAGTCAGAAGAGCCAGAGAGCCAAATCTGGAGAGCCAGAGTGCCAAGTCGGACGTGCCAGAGAGCCAAGTCGGGAGAGCCAGAGAGGCAAGTCAGAAGAGCCAGAGAGCCAAGTCGGGAgtgccagagagccagagagccattTCCACCCATTCGGCCCGCTTGGAATACGCCATGAATGCCAATGGGCGCCCGTCAAAGGGGCCTGggttcttgctttctttctgctCTCTATTTCTCATTTAA